In Mustelus asterias chromosome 17, sMusAst1.hap1.1, whole genome shotgun sequence, the following are encoded in one genomic region:
- the taf13 gene encoding transcription initiation factor TFIID subunit 13, with protein MDRDPSPKKMADDDDEQAFDEDVEESGSGAEGGQGRRKRLFSKELRCMMYGFGDDQNPYTESVDILEDLVIEFITEMTHKAMSIGRQGRVQVEDIVFLIRKDPRKFARVKDLLTMNEELKRARKAFDEANYGS; from the exons ATGGACCGAGATCCGTCTCCGAAAAAAATGGCCGACGACGACGACGAGCAGGCG TTTGATGAAGATGTGGAGGAGAGTGgaagcggtgcagagggtggtcaAGGCAGAAGAAAAAGATTGTTTTCTAAGGAAT TAAGATGTATGATGTATGGTTTCGGGGATGACCAGAATCCTTATACTGAATCGGTGGATATCCTGGAGGATCTCGTCATTGAATTTATTACCGAGATG ACTCACAAGGCCATGTCAATAGGACGTCAGGGCCGGGTTCAAGTTGAAGATATTGTCTTCCTTATTCGTAAAGATCCTCGCAAGTTTGCAAGGGTAAAGGACCTGTTGACAATGAATGAAGAATTGAAACGTGCCAGGAAGGCTTTTGATGAAGCTAATTATGGCTCCTAG